A single window of Mycolicibacterium madagascariense DNA harbors:
- a CDS encoding nuclear transport factor 2 family protein — protein sequence MTATVPPKFSAELWAAFWAAPVMSRGADILAEDIVGYWPGDTAPVRGLDAYTAKIRDLLEAIPDLRLRLVDSATVPGEQAGEELVFLHYTGEGTGPDGPFSFRGLDRVRARDGLVIENVIRYDPTEFPTAAR from the coding sequence ATGACCGCAACGGTTCCACCGAAGTTCAGCGCCGAGCTGTGGGCCGCCTTCTGGGCTGCGCCCGTCATGTCGCGCGGGGCGGACATCCTGGCCGAGGACATCGTCGGCTACTGGCCTGGTGACACCGCGCCGGTACGGGGACTGGACGCGTACACCGCGAAGATCCGCGACCTGCTCGAAGCCATTCCCGACCTTCGACTACGACTCGTCGACAGCGCAACGGTCCCCGGCGAGCAAGCGGGTGAGGAACTGGTCTTCCTGCACTACACCGGCGAGGGAACCGGCCCGGACGGGCCCTTCTCGTTTCGCGGTCTGGACCGCGTCCGGGCGCGCGACGGACTGGTGATCGAGAACGTCATCCGCTACGACCCGACGGAGTTCCCCACGGCCGCGCGATAG
- a CDS encoding sodium:calcium antiporter: MSHWPLWALVLAFVAAAAAIWVAGISLSHQTDVLSTRLHLGSALGGVILLAVATNLPEIAIVASASLSGNLGVAVGNILGGIAIQTVVLVALDVFGVRGPRPLMYRAASLVLVVEAALVVGVLAIVVAGTQLPKSLIFLRITPAALLILLAWVGGLLLVRRAGRSLPWHESGQPPDGQEHPRGHSTAKNERQATARGISTGKAAVIFGIAAAVTLVAGVVLERTGDAIADDIGLSGVLFGATVLAAATSLPELSTGLASVRDGDYQLAVSDIFGGNAFLPVLFLMATLISGDAVLPQAQRTDIYLTALAIVLTLIYAAGLIFRPQRRIARMGADSLAVLVVYAIGVGGLFAIAHAG, translated from the coding sequence ATGTCCCACTGGCCGTTGTGGGCACTGGTACTGGCCTTCGTCGCGGCGGCCGCGGCGATCTGGGTGGCGGGCATTTCGCTCTCCCATCAGACCGACGTGCTGTCCACCCGTCTGCACCTCGGTTCCGCACTCGGCGGGGTGATCCTGTTGGCGGTGGCGACGAACCTACCCGAGATCGCCATCGTGGCCAGCGCCTCGCTATCGGGCAATCTCGGCGTCGCGGTGGGAAACATATTGGGCGGCATCGCGATTCAAACAGTGGTCTTGGTGGCGCTGGACGTCTTCGGGGTCCGTGGGCCCCGGCCGCTGATGTACCGGGCGGCGTCGCTCGTGCTCGTCGTCGAAGCGGCACTCGTCGTCGGTGTGCTGGCGATCGTGGTCGCAGGCACGCAGCTGCCCAAATCGTTGATCTTCCTTCGCATCACGCCTGCCGCCCTGCTGATCCTCCTCGCCTGGGTGGGAGGCCTTCTGCTCGTTCGACGCGCGGGGCGGTCGCTGCCGTGGCACGAATCCGGTCAACCGCCCGACGGCCAGGAGCACCCCCGCGGCCACAGCACGGCGAAGAACGAACGACAGGCCACCGCCCGCGGAATCAGTACGGGCAAGGCAGCAGTCATCTTTGGCATCGCGGCCGCAGTCACGCTCGTCGCGGGCGTGGTCCTGGAACGCACCGGTGACGCGATCGCCGACGACATCGGGCTGTCGGGAGTGCTGTTCGGCGCGACCGTCCTGGCCGCGGCGACGTCCCTGCCGGAACTGTCGACCGGGCTGGCCTCGGTCCGCGACGGCGACTACCAACTCGCGGTGTCGGACATCTTCGGCGGGAACGCCTTTCTGCCCGTCCTGTTCCTGATGGCGACACTGATCTCCGGCGACGCGGTGCTCCCCCAGGCGCAGCGCACCGACATCTACCTGACCGCGCTGGCGATCGTGTTGACGCTGATCTACGCCGCCGGGCTGATCTTCCGACCGCAACGACGCATCGCCAGGATGGGCGCCGACTCGCTGGCCGTGCTCGTCGTCTACGCCATCGGTGTCGGCGGTTTGTTCGCCATCGCGCACGCCGGCTGA
- a CDS encoding SLC13 family permease: MSLAQGVSLALLVVVLVLAIWRRINIGVLALAAALPVLALSGLPVKTMWATFPGDIFVLIAGVSLLFAHLERSGALAWFVERVYRSVGERHALLPWAGFLIGGALSTAGAFSTAVIAFLVPMVANVSLRYRGTFLLSELAVIIAANCAGLSPLNPTGAVIRAAATKLGVTYPGWGLWAVSIVVAAAVVGVLQALEALSRRRGSHYEVAPAPAAAHDDESRPTVGYMVCSAVALLAFLLLVVVAKTDVGVTAMCMVALQQIVFRPNERALLARIPWNSILLLCGLLTYLGLIQAIGTMDSIAHILRHLGTGAVLILVIAYLTALLCNIESSTLGVLGLITPIAFGAFGHTGIVFWVTAAVCVPAALMVMNPIHVAGTLIIGNSAVQNQDALFRRLLALAGCLALVVPGLLALIPIAMG; encoded by the coding sequence GTGTCCCTAGCCCAGGGGGTTTCCCTCGCCCTGCTGGTCGTGGTCCTCGTCCTCGCCATCTGGCGGCGGATCAACATCGGCGTCCTGGCGCTGGCGGCGGCACTGCCCGTGCTGGCGCTCTCTGGCCTGCCGGTCAAGACGATGTGGGCCACGTTCCCCGGTGACATCTTCGTGCTCATCGCCGGGGTGTCCCTGCTGTTCGCTCATCTCGAGCGCAGTGGTGCTCTCGCCTGGTTCGTCGAACGGGTGTACCGCAGTGTCGGCGAGCGACACGCGCTGCTGCCGTGGGCCGGGTTCCTCATCGGGGGTGCGCTGTCCACGGCGGGCGCGTTCTCCACCGCGGTCATCGCCTTCCTGGTGCCGATGGTCGCGAACGTCAGCCTGCGGTACCGCGGCACGTTCCTGCTGTCCGAACTGGCCGTCATCATCGCGGCCAATTGCGCCGGTCTCTCACCGCTCAATCCCACCGGCGCAGTCATCCGCGCGGCGGCCACCAAGCTCGGCGTCACCTATCCCGGCTGGGGGTTGTGGGCGGTGTCGATCGTCGTCGCCGCGGCGGTGGTCGGCGTGCTCCAGGCACTCGAGGCGCTCTCGCGGCGTCGGGGTTCGCACTATGAAGTGGCGCCCGCGCCGGCGGCGGCCCACGATGACGAGTCGCGTCCCACGGTCGGCTACATGGTGTGCTCCGCAGTCGCGCTGCTGGCGTTCCTGCTCCTCGTCGTGGTGGCCAAGACCGACGTCGGAGTGACGGCGATGTGCATGGTCGCGTTGCAGCAGATCGTCTTTCGACCCAACGAGCGTGCGCTGCTGGCACGGATCCCGTGGAACTCCATCCTGCTGTTGTGCGGGCTGCTCACCTACCTCGGCCTGATTCAGGCGATCGGGACGATGGATTCGATCGCGCACATCCTGCGACACCTCGGTACCGGTGCCGTACTGATTCTGGTCATCGCCTACCTCACCGCACTGCTGTGCAACATCGAGAGTTCGACGCTCGGGGTGCTGGGGTTGATCACGCCGATCGCGTTCGGCGCCTTCGGCCACACGGGGATCGTCTTCTGGGTCACCGCCGCGGTGTGCGTGCCCGCGGCGCTCATGGTGATGAACCCGATTCACGTTGCGGGCACGCTGATCATCGGCAACAGCGCGGTGCAGAATCAGGACGCCCTGTTCCGCCGACTCCTAGCGCTCGCAGGCTGCCTGGCGTTGGTGGTCCCCGGACTTCTCGCACTGATTCCGATCGCCATGGGCTAG
- a CDS encoding ferredoxin reductase family protein → MAVIVRSRPVVWPVRGMIARALWCGAAASMVLVPLSWWAQSGGWVRLSDPSEAMPSAGMAIGLVASVLMVWQIVLVARIPWLERTWGQDRLVRAHRIVGFTSFVLVVSHISLFAGHRVIQYPGDAARGLWYLFVVRPWFLFATFGTVLIVVAVVSSVRRSRARLRYESWHLLHLYTYLGMGFALPHQIFAGRDLDDHAHRFVWGIAWGLAAGALLAFRVIAPIFRSLRHGLRVDSVREEVDGLVSVTVTGRHLQALRARAGQFFVWRFLDGPGWSRGHPFSLSAAPTVTSLRVTVHMRGDGSNRLAGLLPGTPVLAEGPYGVMTLERRRHPHVLFLAAGVGLAPLHAMLDAAHFAPGEATLVYRCRPDGRALFAAELEELTDVRVVRLVGHRRSPHSWLPVDDDHPGADHVVLGELAPHIAHSDVYLCGPPGWVTSVKRAARQAGVRRNALHVEEFSW, encoded by the coding sequence ATGGCAGTCATCGTGAGGTCCAGACCCGTGGTCTGGCCGGTGCGGGGCATGATCGCTCGGGCGCTGTGGTGCGGCGCCGCCGCGTCGATGGTGCTCGTCCCGCTGAGCTGGTGGGCCCAGAGCGGCGGGTGGGTTCGGCTGTCGGATCCGAGCGAGGCCATGCCGAGTGCCGGCATGGCCATCGGATTGGTCGCGTCGGTCCTCATGGTGTGGCAGATCGTGTTGGTCGCCCGCATTCCGTGGCTCGAGCGAACCTGGGGTCAGGATCGCCTGGTTCGTGCTCACCGGATCGTGGGGTTCACCTCGTTCGTTCTGGTGGTGAGCCACATCTCGCTGTTCGCCGGGCATCGCGTCATCCAGTACCCCGGTGACGCGGCGCGCGGCCTCTGGTACCTGTTCGTCGTGCGTCCGTGGTTCTTGTTCGCGACGTTCGGGACCGTCCTCATCGTCGTCGCCGTGGTCTCGTCGGTCCGCCGGTCCAGGGCGCGGCTGCGCTACGAATCCTGGCATCTACTGCACCTCTACACCTATCTGGGAATGGGATTCGCGCTGCCGCACCAGATCTTCGCCGGCCGAGACCTCGACGACCACGCCCACCGGTTCGTGTGGGGTATCGCGTGGGGATTGGCGGCGGGTGCACTGCTCGCGTTCCGCGTGATCGCGCCGATCTTCCGCAGCCTGCGACACGGGTTGCGCGTCGACTCGGTGCGCGAGGAGGTCGACGGACTGGTGTCGGTCACGGTGACCGGGCGACACCTGCAGGCCCTTCGGGCGCGAGCCGGCCAATTCTTCGTCTGGCGCTTCCTGGATGGCCCGGGATGGTCTCGCGGCCATCCCTTTTCGCTCTCCGCCGCCCCGACCGTCACGTCGTTGCGCGTCACCGTGCACATGCGCGGGGATGGCAGCAACCGGCTCGCGGGACTGCTCCCGGGCACACCGGTGCTCGCCGAGGGGCCCTACGGCGTGATGACCCTGGAGCGCCGCCGTCACCCACACGTCCTGTTCCTTGCCGCCGGAGTGGGCCTGGCCCCGCTGCACGCGATGCTGGACGCGGCGCACTTCGCACCCGGCGAGGCCACCCTCGTCTACCGATGCCGCCCCGACGGGCGCGCGCTCTTCGCGGCCGAACTCGAGGAGTTGACCGACGTCCGGGTCGTTCGCCTCGTGGGACACCGGCGTTCACCGCACTCCTGGCTGCCCGTCGACGACGACCACCCCGGTGCCGATCACGTCGTGCTCGGTGAGCTGGCGCCGCACATCGCCCATTCCGACGTCTACCTATGCGGTCCGCCCGGTTGGGTGACGTCGGTCAAGCGGGCGGCGCGGCAGGCGGGGGTACGCCGAAATGCCCTGCACGTCGAAGAATTCAGCTGGTAA
- a CDS encoding MAP_0585 family protein has translation MAHAAAIAASIGMTGLAAGSGIAGAVPAPLAPSCQPGQANCDNSPGGGGAPGGGAPGGDSHGGGAPGGAPSGGPQGGGAPGGGAPGGDSHGGGAPSGGASGGDTRGGDTQGGGSQGPQGGPPASQSQAPQPAQQSQAPQPNPGNGSPPGGGSRDQQGNAPQPSQSNGPQPNQGDGSQPNQGNPRDQQGGPSQDPRASNGSRSPQSGEPSQSPQTSAPGQQQNHPRPPPFTPSGEIQRGNDQIGGPRDAPRGFSAPGKGAPPPPPEKGPGWNDGPPPGAPPPNWDGPPPPGGWNGPPPAGGWNRHWDGPPRDVNQGRTDFGQFEYNDYTAVPVFNPAFGGFGFWFFGLWVPLF, from the coding sequence ATGGCGCACGCGGCGGCGATCGCCGCCAGTATCGGAATGACCGGCCTCGCGGCGGGCAGCGGAATTGCCGGCGCCGTCCCGGCCCCGCTGGCGCCGTCATGCCAGCCGGGGCAGGCGAACTGCGACAACAGCCCCGGCGGGGGTGGCGCACCGGGAGGTGGTGCACCCGGAGGCGACTCGCACGGTGGTGGTGCGCCCGGTGGAGCGCCAAGCGGTGGGCCGCAGGGCGGTGGCGCTCCGGGTGGGGGCGCGCCGGGCGGCGATTCGCATGGCGGTGGAGCGCCGAGCGGTGGTGCGTCGGGTGGCGATACTCGCGGCGGCGATACGCAAGGTGGCGGTTCGCAGGGCCCGCAAGGAGGCCCACCCGCGTCGCAGAGCCAAGCGCCGCAACCCGCTCAGCAGAGCCAAGCCCCGCAACCCAACCCGGGGAACGGTTCCCCGCCGGGCGGCGGCTCGCGCGATCAGCAGGGCAACGCGCCGCAGCCGAGTCAGAGCAACGGCCCGCAGCCCAACCAGGGCGACGGCTCGCAGCCGAACCAGGGCAATCCGCGTGACCAGCAGGGCGGTCCGTCGCAGGACCCGCGGGCGAGCAACGGTTCGCGATCGCCACAGAGTGGCGAGCCGTCGCAGAGTCCGCAAACCAGTGCACCCGGTCAGCAGCAGAACCATCCCCGTCCGCCCCCCTTCACCCCCAGCGGGGAGATCCAACGCGGGAACGACCAGATCGGCGGACCCCGGGATGCGCCCCGTGGATTCAGTGCTCCCGGCAAGGGAGCGCCGCCCCCACCGCCCGAGAAGGGTCCCGGATGGAACGACGGGCCCCCTCCCGGTGCGCCGCCACCAAACTGGGACGGCCCGCCGCCTCCAGGAGGGTGGAACGGTCCGCCTCCCGCAGGCGGCTGGAACCGGCACTGGGATGGACCGCCCCGCGACGTGAACCAGGGGCGCACCGACTTCGGGCAGTTCGAGTACAACGACTACACCGCGGTTCCCGTCTTCAATCCGGCCTTCGGAGGCTTCGGATTCTGGTTCTTCGGACTGTGGGTACCGTTGTTCTGA
- a CDS encoding lipoprotein LpqH produces MKREAVAGVLGTAMVVAGLVGCSSSTSGTSASSSSASAPIVTKVTVDGQDQNVAGAVTCTPSGDNVDIGIGDPTDGFGAVVTNTDPPAVHAVGLGSAGGSTLGYSDAAESPGNAAATKQGNGYKITGTAVGMDPTNSQTVTKPFEMDVACP; encoded by the coding sequence ATGAAGCGCGAAGCGGTAGCCGGGGTGCTGGGAACGGCAATGGTGGTTGCGGGGCTGGTGGGCTGTTCCAGCAGTACCTCGGGAACGAGTGCGTCGTCGAGTAGCGCGTCCGCGCCGATCGTGACGAAGGTGACCGTCGACGGGCAGGACCAGAACGTTGCGGGGGCGGTGACGTGCACCCCGTCCGGTGACAACGTCGACATCGGCATCGGCGACCCGACGGACGGATTCGGCGCCGTCGTCACCAATACCGATCCGCCCGCCGTCCACGCCGTCGGTCTGGGTAGTGCCGGGGGTTCGACGCTGGGCTACTCCGACGCAGCCGAAAGCCCGGGCAACGCAGCGGCGACCAAGCAGGGCAACGGATACAAGATCACTGGTACCGCGGTGGGCATGGACCCGACGAACTCTCAGACGGTGACGAAGCCGTTCGAGATGGACGTCGCCTGCCCGTAG